From a region of the Leptospira kmetyi serovar Malaysia str. Bejo-Iso9 genome:
- a CDS encoding M50 family metallopeptidase: MENRFLRLTIFISIAITLFSFWDHHLVSYLKDFIVFIHEIGHAIAALLTGGSVHAIELHGNESGETIAIPNSGTGSFIFVVSAGYLGSCLIGGFLLNRGFSGRMVRPTLISFGAVLLLMTISYSKPGNLAQYTGILWGLGFVLLGLFNLKLNRLILVFIGTSITLYSLYDLLDFTGNIAYTDAGIMATWITGANPSQGVPKSVIVLGYLIALLWSFFSLSIIFVSVKKVFQSGVAEQEFPQDEDPFHFPENGNMETPFPGEVTPEVMEWFFSKGLDLNGKPLPAEFLEKEES, translated from the coding sequence ATGGAGAATCGATTTCTCAGGCTGACGATTTTTATTTCCATAGCGATCACGCTTTTTTCCTTTTGGGATCATCATCTCGTCAGTTATCTAAAAGACTTTATCGTATTCATCCATGAGATCGGTCACGCGATCGCCGCGTTGTTGACGGGCGGCTCCGTTCACGCGATCGAACTTCACGGAAACGAATCGGGAGAAACGATCGCGATTCCGAATTCCGGAACCGGTTCTTTTATCTTCGTGGTTTCGGCGGGATATTTGGGTTCTTGTCTGATCGGAGGATTCTTACTCAATCGCGGATTTTCGGGGAGAATGGTGAGGCCGACTTTGATTTCTTTCGGCGCCGTTCTTTTACTGATGACGATCTCCTATTCTAAACCGGGAAACCTCGCGCAATACACGGGAATTCTTTGGGGGTTGGGTTTTGTTTTACTCGGCCTATTCAATCTAAAATTGAATCGTCTCATTCTCGTTTTTATCGGAACGAGCATCACTCTTTATAGTTTATACGACCTTTTGGATTTTACGGGGAACATCGCATACACGGACGCGGGAATTATGGCGACGTGGATTACGGGAGCCAATCCTTCACAAGGAGTTCCGAAATCGGTGATCGTTCTGGGATATTTGATTGCCCTCCTCTGGTCCTTTTTTAGCTTATCCATCATATTCGTATCGGTTAAAAAGGTTTTCCAATCGGGCGTTGCTGAACAGGAATTCCCGCAAGACGAAGATCCATTCCACTTTCCCGAGAACGGAAATATGGAAACCCCGTTCCCCGGAGAAGTAACCCCCGAAGTTATGGAATGGTTTTTCAGCAAGGGACTCGATTTAAACGGAAAACCCTTACCCGCAGAATTTTTGGAAAAAGAAGAATCATGA
- a CDS encoding UDP-glucuronic acid decarboxylase family protein, with product MSKQRILITGGAGFIGSHLCERLLKEGNEVICLDNLHTGRKKNIQELFKNPKFEFIRHDITDPIKLEVDQIYNMACPASPVHYQSNAIKTVKTNVLGMMNMLGLAKRVKARILQASTSEVYGNPLEHPQKETYWGNVNPIGIRSCYDEGKRVAETLCFDYQRNHKVDIRVIRIFNTYGPRMLPDDGRVVSNFIVQALKKEDITLYGEGDQTRSFCFVDDLVDGIIRMMNTEDFSGPVNLGNDGEFTVRELAELVLKETGSSSKIIHKPLPQDDPARRKPDLTLAKQRLGFEPKVPLVEGIRKTIEYFKNNLD from the coding sequence ATGAGCAAACAAAGAATATTGATCACCGGTGGCGCCGGATTTATCGGCTCTCATTTGTGTGAAAGGCTTTTGAAAGAAGGCAACGAAGTTATCTGTTTGGATAATCTTCATACGGGAAGAAAAAAGAACATCCAAGAACTTTTCAAAAATCCTAAGTTCGAATTCATCAGACACGATATCACGGATCCGATCAAACTCGAAGTTGATCAAATCTACAACATGGCTTGTCCCGCAAGCCCGGTTCATTATCAATCCAATGCGATCAAAACGGTAAAGACCAACGTCCTCGGAATGATGAATATGCTCGGTCTTGCCAAACGGGTAAAGGCGAGAATTTTACAAGCCTCCACAAGCGAAGTTTACGGAAACCCGCTGGAACATCCTCAAAAGGAAACGTATTGGGGAAACGTAAATCCGATCGGAATTAGAAGTTGTTACGATGAAGGCAAACGAGTCGCGGAAACTCTTTGTTTCGATTATCAGAGAAATCATAAAGTAGATATTCGAGTGATTCGAATTTTCAACACATACGGCCCGAGAATGTTGCCGGACGACGGAAGAGTGGTCAGCAATTTTATCGTGCAAGCTCTCAAAAAAGAAGACATAACATTGTATGGAGAAGGAGATCAAACTCGTTCCTTTTGTTTCGTGGACGATCTGGTCGATGGCATCATACGAATGATGAACACCGAAGATTTCAGCGGACCCGTCAACTTAGGCAACGACGGAGAATTTACGGTTCGTGAATTGGCCGAGTTGGTTTTAAAAGAAACCGGTTCTTCATCAAAAATCATTCATAAGCCGTTGCCTCAGGATGATCCAGCTCGTAGAAAGCCGGACTTAACTCTTGCCAAACAACGTCTTGGATTCGAACCGAAGGTTCCTCTTGTAGAAGGAATTCGGAAAACCATCGAAT